A genomic segment from uncultured Desulfuromonas sp. encodes:
- a CDS encoding phosphoribosylformylglycinamidine synthase subunit PurQ — protein MAQQVRAIVISGNGTNCEREVANACLLGGADVADIVHISRLLAGEVDLNDYHFLNFAGGFLDGDDLGSAKAGANRLNNAVIAGTDQTLADSIRAFVAAGKLVMGVCNGFQLMVKMGLLPSLDGSQTQTTTLTFNDGGRFEDRWTYLKVDPDSPCVFTKGLKGIYLPVRHGEGKFVTESQAILDELESRHLTVLKYCDADYQAPTMDYPLNPNGSTSAIAGICDPSGRLFGLMPHPEAYVHRTHHPRWTREELPEEGMGLWLYQNAVTFIRENLL, from the coding sequence ATGGCACAACAGGTTCGGGCAATTGTCATTTCCGGAAACGGAACCAACTGTGAGCGCGAAGTCGCCAACGCCTGCCTTTTGGGTGGTGCGGATGTCGCCGATATCGTCCATATCTCCCGCCTGCTGGCCGGTGAGGTTGACCTCAACGACTATCATTTTCTTAATTTCGCCGGCGGCTTTCTCGACGGCGACGACTTGGGCAGCGCCAAGGCGGGTGCCAACCGTCTCAACAATGCCGTGATCGCCGGCACCGACCAGACTCTGGCTGATTCCATTCGCGCCTTTGTCGCAGCGGGCAAGCTGGTGATGGGCGTGTGTAACGGTTTTCAGCTGATGGTTAAAATGGGCCTGTTGCCGTCTTTGGATGGCAGCCAAACCCAGACTACCACGCTGACGTTTAACGATGGGGGGCGTTTTGAAGATCGTTGGACCTACCTCAAAGTGGACCCTGATTCCCCGTGCGTATTTACCAAAGGCCTGAAGGGAATCTACCTGCCGGTACGTCACGGCGAAGGGAAATTTGTTACGGAATCCCAAGCGATTCTTGATGAGCTTGAGTCGCGTCACCTGACGGTCCTCAAGTATTGCGATGCCGACTATCAGGCACCGACCATGGATTATCCGCTCAATCCGAATGGATCAACCTCCGCCATTGCCGGCATCTGTGATCCCAGTGGTCGCCTGTTCGGCCTGATGCCGCATCCGGAAGCCTATGTGCATCGCACCCATCACCCGCGCTGGACGCGTGAGGAGCTGCCGGAAGAGGGCATGGGGCTGTGGCTGTATCAGAATGCCGTCACTTTTATTCGCGAAAATCTGCTCTGA